A single region of the Prochlorococcus marinus str. MIT 0917 genome encodes:
- a CDS encoding M15 family metallopeptidase → MNYQDDIPLAKRIRSIKTFTNKSFLPLGLLLVGFCISLTFLADKSFLRQTKSLDDSINSTETNKNKSLLGHLPYPEALKNELILFSPGIYVHKEIYENFKEMQLMAAQRGVSLQLLSGYRSIDLQRDIFYENKSIRNQTAVERSMVSAPPGYSEHSTGYAIDVGDGNYPDTHFEVEFEQTPAFKWMKRFAPKYHFVLSFPPNNKQGVSYEPWHWRFEGTVNALRKFEAANKITKFK, encoded by the coding sequence ATGAATTACCAAGATGACATCCCGCTGGCAAAAAGGATTAGATCCATTAAAACCTTTACTAACAAGTCTTTTTTGCCTTTAGGACTTCTATTAGTTGGATTTTGTATATCGTTAACGTTTTTAGCTGATAAATCATTTTTACGCCAAACAAAATCTTTAGATGATTCCATTAACTCCACCGAGACAAATAAAAATAAAAGTTTGTTGGGCCATCTGCCTTACCCTGAGGCTTTGAAAAATGAGTTAATTCTTTTCTCTCCAGGTATTTACGTTCATAAGGAAATTTATGAAAATTTTAAGGAAATGCAATTAATGGCGGCCCAAAGAGGCGTTTCTTTACAACTATTAAGTGGTTATAGATCAATTGATTTGCAAAGAGATATTTTTTACGAAAATAAATCTATTAGAAATCAAACTGCTGTAGAGCGTTCTATGGTTTCAGCTCCTCCTGGCTATTCTGAACACAGCACAGGATATGCAATCGATGTTGGTGATGGGAATTATCCAGATACTCATTTTGAGGTTGAATTTGAACAAACGCCTGCTTTTAAATGGATGAAGAGGTTTGCCCCTAAATATCATTTTGTTCTTTCTTTCCCACCCAATAACAAACAAGGAGTAAGTTATGAGCCTTGGCATTGGAGATTTGAAGGGACTGTTAATGCTTTGAGAAAATTTGAAGCTGCCAATAAAATTACAAAATTCAAATAA
- the typA gene encoding translational GTPase TypA, with translation MSFDIQAIRNIAIIAHVDHGKTTLVDALLNQSGTFRDNEEVPTCAMDSNDLERERGITILSKNTAVTYNETRINIVDTPGHADFGGEVERVLGMVDGCLLVVDANEGPMPQTRFVLKKALEQGLRPIVFVNKIDRARVEPETAVDKVLDLFLELGADDDQCDFPYLFGSGLGGFAKNEVKSESDNMKPLFEAIIRQVPPPVGDQNKPLQLQVTTLDYSDFLGTIIIGRVHNGVIKNGQRTCLIKEDGSMKKGRINKLLGFKGLKRIEIDEANAGDIVALAGFEDVSIGETVACPDEPKPLPLIKVDEPTLQMTFVVNDSPFAGKEGKFVTSRQLKDRLKKELLTNVALRVEDTDSPDRFSVSGRGELHLGILIETMRREGYEFQVSQPQVIFRTIDEIKCEPVETLVLDVPEASIGACIESLGVRKGEMQNMETGTDHRTQLEFVIPSRGLIGFRGEFIRSTRGEGIMSHSFFEYRPSVGDFEQRRNGVLISFEEGVATFYSLKNAEDRGQFFITPGAKVYKGMIIGENNRPQDLELNICKAKQLTNMRSAGADELDQLQSPIEMTLERALEYIGPGEMLEVTPESIRLRKINAKKNLKK, from the coding sequence ATGAGTTTTGATATACAGGCCATAAGGAATATCGCAATAATTGCTCATGTTGATCATGGTAAGACAACTTTGGTTGATGCACTTTTAAATCAATCTGGGACTTTTAGAGATAACGAGGAAGTCCCAACTTGTGCGATGGATTCAAATGATTTGGAACGTGAAAGAGGCATAACAATTCTTTCGAAAAACACAGCTGTTACATATAACGAAACCCGTATAAATATTGTTGATACTCCAGGTCACGCTGATTTTGGAGGTGAAGTCGAGAGGGTTTTGGGTATGGTAGACGGCTGTCTTCTTGTTGTTGATGCCAACGAGGGACCAATGCCCCAAACTCGATTCGTTCTAAAAAAAGCTTTAGAGCAGGGCTTAAGACCTATTGTTTTTGTAAATAAAATTGATCGTGCAAGAGTAGAACCCGAAACCGCGGTAGACAAAGTTTTAGATCTGTTTTTGGAATTAGGAGCTGATGATGATCAATGTGATTTTCCTTATTTATTTGGGAGTGGATTAGGTGGTTTCGCAAAGAATGAAGTCAAAAGTGAAAGTGATAATATGAAACCTTTATTTGAAGCAATTATTAGGCAAGTTCCTCCCCCTGTAGGTGATCAGAATAAGCCCTTACAATTACAAGTCACCACACTTGATTACTCAGATTTTTTAGGAACGATAATTATTGGAAGAGTACATAATGGTGTTATTAAAAATGGCCAAAGGACTTGTTTGATAAAAGAAGATGGGAGTATGAAAAAAGGAAGGATTAATAAACTATTAGGATTTAAGGGATTAAAAAGAATTGAAATTGATGAAGCAAATGCTGGAGATATTGTCGCCTTAGCTGGATTTGAAGATGTTTCTATTGGAGAAACCGTAGCCTGTCCTGATGAACCGAAACCTTTACCTCTAATAAAGGTAGATGAGCCAACATTGCAGATGACTTTTGTTGTAAACGATTCTCCATTTGCTGGGAAAGAGGGAAAGTTTGTAACCAGTCGTCAGTTGAAGGATCGTTTAAAAAAAGAGCTTCTTACGAATGTTGCATTAAGAGTCGAGGATACAGATTCACCTGATCGTTTTTCTGTTAGTGGGAGAGGAGAGTTACATCTAGGAATTCTTATAGAGACAATGCGAAGAGAGGGGTATGAATTTCAAGTTTCTCAACCACAAGTCATTTTTAGAACAATTGATGAAATTAAATGCGAACCGGTTGAGACCCTAGTCCTTGATGTTCCTGAGGCTTCTATTGGCGCTTGTATTGAAAGCCTTGGGGTTAGAAAAGGTGAAATGCAAAATATGGAAACGGGCACTGATCATCGAACTCAACTTGAATTTGTTATCCCATCAAGAGGCCTAATTGGATTTAGGGGTGAGTTTATTCGTTCAACAAGAGGTGAAGGCATTATGAGTCATTCTTTTTTTGAATACAGGCCATCTGTAGGAGATTTTGAACAAAGGAGAAATGGAGTCCTTATTTCATTTGAAGAGGGTGTAGCTACTTTCTATTCCTTAAAAAATGCAGAAGACCGTGGACAATTTTTTATTACTCCTGGAGCTAAAGTTTATAAAGGAATGATTATTGGAGAGAATAATCGCCCACAAGATCTTGAATTAAATATTTGCAAAGCTAAACAACTTACCAACATGAGATCAGCTGGTGCAGATGAGTTAGATCAATTGCAATCCCCAATTGAAATGACATTAGAAAGAGCTCTTGAATACATTGGACCAGGGGAGATGTTGGAAGTTACTCCTGAATCTATAAGACTGAGAAAAATTAATGCAAAGAAAAATTTGAAAAAATAA
- the rpe gene encoding ribulose-phosphate 3-epimerase, with the protein MNQSISSAIFSEHRPVQIIPSVLPADWANMGQCVKELELAGVDRIQFDVMDGNFVPNLTFGPEMISACRKYCKVPFETQLMVSQYNCETMLEGYVEASKGSNGEPGVVIAHAEANVHLHRILGRIRQLGGSPSVAINPHTPMEMVKDVLDMVDHVLVMTVNPGFGGQAYIPTMLSKITKLRKLIIENGYNVDIEVDGGIKADWSLSQCCAAGANCFIAGSGMFAYPTLKEGCEALRKVANDAQNGIIIEK; encoded by the coding sequence ATGAACCAATCAATTTCCTCAGCAATTTTTTCTGAACACCGTCCAGTCCAAATAATCCCTTCAGTCTTGCCAGCAGACTGGGCAAACATGGGGCAATGCGTAAAAGAGCTTGAATTGGCGGGTGTAGACAGAATTCAATTTGATGTAATGGATGGGAACTTCGTTCCAAATCTCACATTCGGTCCTGAAATGATTTCCGCATGCCGAAAGTATTGCAAAGTTCCATTTGAGACTCAGTTAATGGTTAGTCAATACAATTGTGAAACCATGCTTGAGGGATATGTAGAAGCAAGTAAGGGTTCAAACGGAGAGCCAGGAGTTGTAATTGCTCATGCTGAAGCTAATGTTCACCTTCATCGAATTCTTGGCAGGATTCGTCAACTAGGAGGGTCTCCCTCCGTAGCCATTAATCCTCATACTCCAATGGAAATGGTCAAGGATGTGCTTGATATGGTTGATCACGTTCTAGTAATGACTGTTAACCCTGGATTTGGCGGGCAAGCTTATATTCCAACAATGCTCAGCAAAATCACTAAATTAAGAAAACTAATTATAGAAAATGGATACAATGTTGATATAGAAGTTGATGGAGGAATAAAAGCAGATTGGTCATTATCTCAATGCTGCGCTGCAGGGGCAAATTGTTTCATAGCAGGAAGCGGTATGTTTGCTTATCCAACACTTAAAGAAGGTTGTGAGGCACTAAGGAAAGTAGCTAATGATGCACAGAATGGAATAATTATAGAAAAATAG
- the lptB gene encoding LPS export ABC transporter ATP-binding protein — MTLLIESLYLTLSNKNIVKNVNLNVNPGEVVGLLGPNGAGKTSTFNMIVGLIKPNKGNIYLDGNSIENFSMTKRVQLGIGYLPQEPSVFRNLTVIENLDIALSQAKLSISLFRKKREELIEEFNLVSFLDRLGHQLSGGERRRCEVARALAVGRLGPKFLLLDEPFAGIDPIAINDLQNLIKKLKNKNIGILITDHNVRATLAITERSYILNQGEILADGSSDQLTRNEVVKQSYLGNSFD; from the coding sequence ATGACTCTACTTATTGAGAGTTTGTACTTAACTTTATCCAATAAAAATATTGTAAAAAACGTTAATTTAAATGTTAACCCTGGGGAGGTCGTTGGACTTTTGGGGCCAAACGGTGCGGGTAAAACTAGTACTTTTAATATGATCGTGGGTCTGATTAAGCCAAATAAAGGCAATATCTACTTGGATGGAAATAGTATTGAAAATTTTTCGATGACAAAAAGAGTTCAATTAGGAATAGGTTATTTACCTCAAGAACCAAGTGTTTTTAGAAATCTTACAGTTATTGAGAATTTGGATATTGCGCTTTCTCAAGCTAAGTTATCAATTTCTCTTTTTAGGAAAAAACGTGAAGAATTGATTGAGGAATTTAATTTGGTCTCTTTCCTTGATCGCTTGGGACATCAACTTTCCGGTGGAGAAAGACGCAGATGTGAAGTAGCAAGAGCGTTAGCTGTAGGACGTTTGGGGCCGAAATTTTTACTTTTAGACGAGCCTTTTGCAGGAATTGATCCTATAGCTATTAATGATCTACAGAATTTAATTAAGAAGTTAAAAAATAAGAATATAGGTATATTAATTACTGATCACAATGTTAGAGCAACATTGGCTATAACCGAAAGATCTTATATCCTTAATCAAGGTGAAATTCTTGCAGACGGATCTTCAGATCAACTAACAAGGAATGAGGTTGTTAAACAGAGTTATCTTGGTAATTCATTCGATTAA
- the ccsB gene encoding c-type cytochrome biogenesis protein CcsB gives MLDFQSNNFPFDPVVSLGFVAFLSLLIALPISFWSVAGSRDSSKARFLVAISNLFLTSQLILRWWQSGHFPISNLYESLCFLTWGCTLTQLFVERSWRSPIVSAVATPISLLSIGFASFVLPENLQTSAPLVPALRSSWLVMHVSVIMCSYAALLIGSILSFGVFLVDGTKQLNIRNSSFGSGSFRRISELYLDDRNGNLNSIDPVEFTNAEQLDSLSYRSITAGFLLLTVGLISGAVWANEAWGSWWSWDPKETWALICWLVYAAYLHTRLTKGWQGKKPALLAIAGFFVIIVCYIGVNLLGVGLHSYGWFFGT, from the coding sequence ATGCTTGATTTTCAGTCAAATAATTTTCCTTTTGACCCCGTTGTTTCTCTTGGGTTTGTAGCCTTTCTTTCCTTATTAATTGCATTGCCTATCTCGTTTTGGTCAGTTGCTGGTAGCCGTGATTCCTCAAAAGCTAGATTTTTAGTCGCAATTTCCAACCTTTTTCTAACTAGTCAATTGATTCTGAGATGGTGGCAATCGGGACATTTCCCAATTAGTAATCTCTATGAGTCTCTTTGTTTTTTGACTTGGGGTTGTACCTTGACTCAACTTTTCGTTGAAAGATCATGGCGCTCCCCAATAGTTTCTGCGGTGGCGACTCCTATCTCATTACTTTCAATAGGTTTTGCTAGTTTTGTTTTACCTGAGAATTTGCAAACTTCTGCTCCTTTAGTTCCAGCACTTAGGTCTAGTTGGTTGGTAATGCATGTGAGTGTAATTATGTGTTCTTACGCTGCATTACTAATAGGTTCGATTTTGTCTTTTGGTGTCTTTCTTGTTGATGGAACAAAGCAATTGAATATCCGTAATAGCTCATTTGGGTCTGGTTCGTTTAGGCGAATTTCTGAGCTATATCTTGATGACAGAAATGGGAACCTAAATTCAATAGATCCGGTTGAATTTACAAATGCTGAGCAACTTGACTCTTTAAGTTATAGATCAATAACGGCTGGTTTTTTGTTGCTTACAGTAGGTCTTATTAGCGGTGCTGTTTGGGCTAATGAAGCTTGGGGTAGTTGGTGGAGTTGGGACCCTAAAGAAACCTGGGCTTTGATATGTTGGTTGGTTTATGCGGCTTATTTGCATACTAGGCTAACAAAGGGATGGCAGGGGAAAAAGCCTGCATTGCTTGCTATAGCAGGCTTTTTTGTTATTATTGTTTGCTATATTGGAGTTAACCTTCTTGGAGTTGGTTTGCACAGTTATGGTTGGTTTTTTGGTACATAG
- a CDS encoding LptF/LptG family permease yields the protein MFNNIFLLSRVQNLLERKCKIIPLLDRWILFELLPPLLFSIAAFTVVSLSVGVIFDLIRKIVEIGLPFSVAVQILLLKLPSFIVISFPMAMLLSTLLAYGSLNDNSEIKALKSIGISIYRLILPGLILSIFMSYLTFIFNNNIVPSTNKNAEIMLANSLGKSFTNEQGEDIIFSKKGEILDPYSSYKKRGVTHLFYAWKFIDGQMLDVTVIDFSKLGFTQMLKAKKGIWNSDKNNWEFFEGDILTLSPDGSNTRTKFLSFLYPLGTELTNIAQLPKDANDMNLGEANTALELYRSSGNIKEARRMKVRIQEKFTLPIACSVFALIGCSFGVMQKKGGGRSQSFGLSIILILIYYILSFSFSSLGVKGIINPFFAAWSPVFLSMLGGSFLLKQASK from the coding sequence ATGTTTAATAACATATTTTTATTATCTAGAGTTCAAAATTTACTAGAAAGGAAATGCAAAATAATTCCGTTGTTAGATAGATGGATACTTTTTGAATTACTACCTCCTTTATTGTTTTCAATAGCCGCTTTTACCGTCGTATCTCTTTCGGTAGGAGTTATTTTTGATTTGATTAGAAAAATAGTTGAGATTGGTCTACCTTTCTCTGTTGCTGTTCAGATTCTATTGCTAAAATTACCTAGTTTTATTGTTATTTCTTTCCCTATGGCAATGTTACTTTCAACCTTATTAGCTTATGGAAGTCTAAATGATAATAGTGAAATAAAGGCATTGAAAAGTATTGGTATATCAATATATAGACTGATTTTACCTGGCTTAATCTTATCGATATTTATGTCATATTTGACCTTCATTTTTAATAATAATATTGTTCCAAGTACAAATAAAAATGCTGAAATCATGTTAGCAAATTCCTTAGGTAAATCTTTTACAAATGAACAGGGAGAAGATATTATCTTTTCAAAGAAAGGAGAAATTTTAGATCCATATTCAAGCTATAAAAAAAGAGGAGTTACTCACCTTTTTTATGCTTGGAAATTTATTGATGGGCAAATGTTGGATGTCACAGTAATTGATTTTTCAAAATTGGGCTTCACTCAAATGCTCAAGGCAAAAAAAGGAATTTGGAATAGTGATAAAAATAATTGGGAGTTTTTTGAAGGAGATATTTTGACACTTAGTCCTGACGGAAGTAATACAAGAACAAAATTCTTGAGTTTTTTATATCCATTAGGTACTGAACTTACAAATATTGCTCAACTGCCAAAAGATGCTAATGATATGAATTTAGGAGAAGCGAATACGGCTTTGGAGTTATATCGAAGTAGTGGCAATATTAAAGAAGCAAGAAGAATGAAAGTAAGAATTCAAGAAAAATTTACTTTACCAATAGCTTGTTCAGTTTTTGCTTTGATTGGTTGTAGTTTTGGTGTAATGCAAAAAAAAGGAGGGGGCCGAAGTCAAAGTTTCGGGTTAAGTATTATTTTGATACTTATCTATTACATTTTGAGTTTTAGTTTTAGTTCTCTTGGAGTCAAAGGAATAATAAATCCTTTCTTTGCTGCTTGGTCTCCTGTCTTTTTGTCTATGTTAGGAGGAAGTTTCTTGTTAAAACAGGCAAGCAAATGA
- the chlP gene encoding geranylgeranyl reductase, with translation MLRVAVIGGGPSGSCAAEILAKAGIKTWIFERKLDNAKPCGGAIPLCMVSEFDLPESIIDRKVRNMKMISPSNREVDIILDDIYPGSDKEYIGMLRREVMDSFMRNRAAELGATLVNGLVSKIETGTNKQGPYTLHYTEILNDQSEEKGKQLEVDLIVGADGATSRVAKAMDAGDYNYAVAIQERIKLPKEEMKYYEDRAEMYVGTDVSPDFYGWVFPKYDHVAAGTGTMKQNGGLIKSLQIGVRERAKKRLVNGEVIKVEAHPIPEHPRPRRVVGRMALVGDAAGYVTKSSGEGIYFAAKSGRMCAEQIVESSQNGKIIPTENDLKKYLKKWDKKYGTTYTVLDILQRIFYTSDGAREAFVEMCGDMDVQRLTFDSYLYKTVVAMKPLQQLKLTLLTIGSVLRGKALAPSTYKPVPSAVRDDKEVNKMLAVSSIKGGIKTSKK, from the coding sequence ATGTTAAGAGTTGCTGTTATTGGTGGTGGTCCCAGTGGATCATGCGCTGCAGAAATTTTGGCTAAAGCGGGAATTAAAACTTGGATTTTCGAGAGAAAGCTTGATAATGCAAAACCATGTGGAGGAGCGATTCCATTGTGTATGGTTTCTGAATTTGATCTTCCTGAATCAATTATTGATAGGAAAGTGAGGAACATGAAAATGATATCTCCATCAAATAGAGAAGTAGATATTATTTTGGATGATATTTATCCAGGAAGCGACAAAGAATATATAGGCATGTTGAGGCGAGAAGTTATGGATTCTTTTATGAGAAATCGCGCCGCAGAACTTGGTGCAACTTTAGTAAATGGATTGGTATCAAAAATAGAAACTGGTACTAATAAGCAAGGTCCATATACACTGCATTACACCGAAATACTGAATGACCAATCTGAAGAGAAAGGCAAGCAACTTGAGGTGGATTTAATTGTTGGGGCAGATGGTGCAACTAGCAGAGTTGCAAAAGCAATGGATGCTGGTGATTACAACTATGCAGTAGCAATTCAAGAAAGGATAAAACTTCCTAAAGAGGAAATGAAATATTACGAAGACAGAGCCGAAATGTATGTAGGTACAGATGTATCACCTGATTTCTATGGCTGGGTCTTTCCAAAATACGACCATGTAGCTGCGGGAACAGGGACAATGAAACAAAATGGTGGTTTGATAAAAAGTCTCCAGATTGGTGTTAGAGAGAGAGCAAAGAAGAGGCTCGTAAATGGAGAAGTCATTAAAGTAGAAGCTCATCCAATTCCTGAGCATCCAAGGCCAAGAAGAGTTGTCGGAAGAATGGCTCTAGTTGGAGATGCCGCTGGTTATGTAACCAAAAGTTCAGGAGAAGGAATTTATTTTGCTGCCAAAAGTGGAAGGATGTGTGCCGAGCAAATTGTCGAATCAAGTCAAAATGGAAAAATAATACCCACAGAGAATGACCTCAAAAAATATTTAAAAAAATGGGATAAAAAGTATGGGACCACATATACAGTTTTAGATATCCTCCAAAGAATTTTTTATACCAGTGATGGAGCAAGAGAAGCTTTTGTAGAGATGTGCGGAGACATGGATGTTCAAAGACTTACATTTGATAGCTATCTCTATAAAACTGTGGTCGCCATGAAGCCGCTTCAACAACTAAAACTTACCCTATTAACAATTGGTTCGGTTTTAAGAGGAAAAGCACTAGCACCAAGCACATACAAGCCAGTACCAAGTGCAGTGAGAGATGATAAAGAAGTTAATAAAATGTTAGCGGTAAGTTCGATTAAAGGTGGTATAAAAACCAGTAAAAAATAA
- a CDS encoding DUF309 domain-containing protein — protein sequence MTFVDKQDDLFINDYRFEIGMKLFNSCQWYKSHDVFEEIWHETGGVERQLIQGILQVAVAQVHLENSNLNGATILYGEALGRLKRFHLGNFGLDIEGLSKCVSMRLKFLQIGKDLSGCSVPVLSFL from the coding sequence ATGACTTTTGTAGATAAACAAGATGATTTATTTATAAATGATTATCGTTTTGAAATAGGAATGAAATTATTTAATTCTTGCCAGTGGTACAAATCTCACGATGTTTTTGAAGAGATATGGCATGAGACTGGTGGGGTTGAAAGGCAGTTGATACAGGGAATATTGCAAGTAGCTGTTGCGCAAGTTCATCTAGAAAATAGCAATCTAAATGGAGCGACGATACTTTACGGAGAAGCATTGGGTAGATTAAAAAGATTTCATTTAGGTAATTTTGGATTAGATATTGAAGGGCTTTCTAAATGCGTTTCAATGAGATTGAAATTTCTACAAATTGGTAAAGACCTTTCTGGTTGCAGCGTGCCCGTTCTCAGTTTCCTTTGA
- the glyS gene encoding glycine--tRNA ligase subunit beta, whose product MSTYLLEIGTEELPADLAESVIAQLDLNVTNDLNSSQIKFSEIRVTTTPRRIALTIEGISLYSEDNISERKGPPVSQAFHDGKPTKAAIGFARRYDLSPEKLEIRETPKGVFVFAKLIEKGKPVKTLLADYLPGWISKLQGRRFMRWGKGDFRFSRPIRWIVSLIDSEVLPFRIPGCDPEIQIGKISRPHRLHGSTLEIKNAKTYFNQLQDVGVTVDRNRRLANIKDLVLNHETNKKVKPDLTEPLLNELTDLVESPLLVNGSFDESFLELPPEVLSTVMKVHQRYIPLYKENVDFDPLSLDSRNILLPSFLCISNGLSSAKENIILGNEKVLKARFSDASFFIKSDLLIDSSARINKLNDVTFSEGLGSLYERVTRIEWLVKLLTSKLKFDQEDIEKSVKVAHFSKHDLVSNMVGEFPELQGIIGSKYLLHEGESRDVCLGVLEHYKPKGSADALPSNNLGNAVSLAERFELLFSIYAKGERPSGSSDPYALRRAANGILLILWNKDWQLNINEIQNDALIFWQQLFPSLPFEINSLSNDLKEFFRQRIISLLEEKDIDLDIIQAIAGDTTPTSNLLDDPTDVYFRTTLLMEMRKNNTLNLLQAVVTRASKLVSKSSLPKDVIDPSGFVDKSLFEKVCEIEMFNVLEKLKPLAVNSDRVKYKLLADGLVSSAETLANFFDGEGSVMVMTDDINIRNNRLKLLTILKNQSLKLADFSKLS is encoded by the coding sequence TTGTCTACTTACCTCTTAGAAATCGGCACTGAGGAACTACCAGCTGATTTGGCTGAATCTGTTATTGCCCAGCTTGATTTAAATGTAACTAACGACTTGAATTCTTCTCAAATAAAATTTAGTGAAATAAGAGTTACTACTACTCCTAGAAGAATTGCATTAACGATTGAAGGGATTTCTCTATATTCTGAAGATAATATTTCAGAACGCAAAGGTCCCCCTGTCTCTCAAGCTTTTCATGATGGCAAACCTACAAAAGCTGCAATTGGTTTTGCTAGAAGATATGATCTTTCTCCTGAAAAATTAGAAATTAGAGAAACTCCAAAGGGAGTATTTGTTTTTGCGAAATTAATTGAGAAAGGCAAGCCCGTTAAGACTTTATTGGCTGATTATTTACCTGGATGGATCAGCAAGCTTCAAGGAAGAAGGTTTATGAGATGGGGAAAAGGTGATTTTCGCTTTTCGAGACCAATCCGTTGGATTGTTTCTTTGATTGATTCAGAAGTTTTACCTTTTAGAATTCCAGGGTGCGATCCAGAAATTCAAATTGGTAAAATTTCTAGACCACATAGATTGCATGGCTCAACATTAGAAATAAAAAATGCAAAAACTTATTTTAATCAGTTGCAGGATGTCGGAGTAACAGTTGACAGAAATAGACGCCTTGCAAATATCAAAGATTTAGTTCTTAATCATGAAACAAATAAAAAAGTTAAGCCTGATCTGACTGAACCCCTTTTAAATGAACTTACTGATTTAGTTGAGTCTCCTTTACTTGTGAATGGGAGTTTTGATGAATCTTTTCTCGAATTACCCCCTGAGGTTTTGTCCACAGTGATGAAGGTTCATCAAAGGTACATACCTTTATATAAAGAAAATGTTGACTTTGATCCATTATCGCTTGACTCAAGAAATATTTTACTTCCTAGTTTTTTGTGCATTAGTAATGGCTTATCTTCAGCAAAAGAAAATATTATTTTAGGTAATGAAAAAGTATTAAAGGCAAGGTTTTCTGATGCTTCATTTTTTATAAAGTCAGATTTATTAATTGATAGTTCTGCACGTATTAATAAATTAAATGATGTGACTTTTTCTGAAGGATTAGGTTCTTTATATGAGCGTGTAACCCGAATTGAATGGCTTGTTAAATTATTGACATCAAAACTTAAATTTGATCAAGAGGATATTGAGAAGTCTGTGAAAGTTGCACATTTTTCTAAACATGATTTAGTTAGTAACATGGTTGGTGAGTTTCCAGAATTACAAGGAATAATTGGATCTAAATATTTACTTCATGAGGGTGAATCAAGAGATGTATGCCTTGGTGTTTTGGAACATTACAAACCCAAAGGATCTGCAGACGCTCTCCCCTCAAACAATCTTGGCAATGCGGTTTCATTAGCTGAACGTTTTGAATTACTTTTCAGTATCTATGCCAAGGGAGAAAGACCTTCTGGCTCATCTGATCCATATGCTTTGCGAAGGGCTGCTAATGGAATTTTGTTGATTTTATGGAATAAAGATTGGCAATTAAATATCAATGAAATACAAAATGATGCACTAATTTTTTGGCAGCAACTTTTTCCTTCTCTTCCTTTTGAAATAAATAGTCTTTCCAACGATTTAAAGGAATTCTTTCGTCAAAGGATCATTAGTTTATTAGAGGAGAAAGATATCGACCTTGATATTATTCAGGCAATTGCAGGAGATACAACTCCAACATCAAATTTGTTAGATGATCCAACTGACGTTTATTTTCGCACTACATTATTAATGGAAATGAGGAAAAATAATACACTTAATTTGTTGCAAGCTGTTGTGACTAGAGCCTCTAAGTTGGTGTCTAAAAGTTCTCTCCCCAAAGATGTGATAGATCCTTCAGGTTTTGTAGATAAATCACTATTTGAGAAGGTTTGTGAAATCGAAATGTTTAATGTTTTGGAGAAATTAAAACCTCTAGCGGTCAATAGTGATCGTGTTAAATATAAATTGTTAGCTGATGGTCTAGTTTCAAGTGCTGAAACTCTAGCCAACTTTTTTGATGGAGAAGGAAGTGTAATGGTTATGACAGATGATATTAATATAAGAAATAACAGACTAAAACTATTGACAATACTTAAGAATCAGTCATTGAAGCTTGCTGATTTCAGCAAGCTTAGTTAA